One window of the Periophthalmus magnuspinnatus isolate fPerMag1 chromosome 17, fPerMag1.2.pri, whole genome shotgun sequence genome contains the following:
- the LOC117384842 gene encoding zinc finger protein OZF-like, with amino-acid sequence MSQESEEEITQSSPPKHQDVHSSPSKHQDVHSSPSKYQDVQSSPPKYQDVQSSPPKYQDVQSSPPKYQDVQNSPPKHQDVHSRDRPFSCDLCPNTFTCSTQLKLHKSSHNGDNPQRCDRRKRRRAQPDGLIQHGTTDSSDTAHKTQKRIHKNSKHKSKPYECEYCEKPFGRKSQLREHVFTHTGYKPFKCDQCERTFTRAFDLKRHKAVHVGKGYSCDVCSMKFLDVNSLIKHQKKIHGSTQGAESLHTCNDSRPYKCEYCEKSFIRQSQLREHVYTHTGYKPYKCDECERTFTRAFDLKRHKDIHVEKEYRYSCDLCGMKFPRANSLKVHLGNHSGKKPFGCAYCKATFDLLYELKEHLHSHPGPKFCKCERCGTRFSQLSNLKRHMRNHLGQPAYPCDQCGRVFNEPSTLRTHYLVHSGSYACDKCERSFITEENLQEHRIIHTEEVHFSGVEESNVEPTDNLPVQGLDDVYAVEVDSLQVKEFEISCEVCSDTFHSKDQYYEHLQNHEIELVVI; translated from the coding sequence ATGTCacaggagagtgaggaggagataACGCAAAGCTCTCCTCCTAAACACCAGGATGTACACAGCTCTCCTTCTAAACACCAGGATGTACACAGCTCTCCTTCTAAATACCAGGATGTACAAAGCTCTCCTCCTAAATACCAGGATGTACAAAGCTCTCCTCCTAAATACCAGGATGTACAAAGCTCTCCTCCTAAATACCAGGATGTACAAAACTCTCCTCCTAAACACCAGGACGTGCACAGCAGAGACAGGCCTTTCAGCTGTGACCTCTGCCCAAACACCTTCACTTGCTCCACTCagctcaaactgcacaaaagcTCGCATAATGGAGACAACCCCCAGAGATGTGACCGGcgcaagaggaggagagcacagCCCGATGGTCTGATACAGCATGGAACAACAGATTCAAGTGACACTGCACATAAAACACAGAAGCGTATTCACAAGAACAGCAAACACAAGAGTAAGCCTTATGAGTGTGAGTACTGTGAGAAGCCATTTGGACGGAAAAGTCAGCTTAGAGAACATGTCTTTACTCACACCGGGTACAAGCCGTTcaaatgtgaccagtgtgagaGGACATTTACCAGAGCTTTTGACCTTAAACGCCATAAGGCTGTCCACGTGGGAAAAGGATACAGCTGTGATGTTTGTTCTATGAAATTCCTAGATGTAAATTCTCTTATAAAGCATCAGAAGAAGATTCACGGCAGTACCCAGGGAGCAGAAAGTCTGCACACTTGTAACGATAGTAGGCCTTATAAGTGTGAGTATTGTGAGAAATCATTTATTCGGCAAAGCCAACTTAGAGAACATGTTTACACTCACACCGGGTACAAACCATACAAATGTGATGAGTGCGAGAGGACATTTACCAGAGCTTTTGATCTGAAACGCCACAAGGATATCCACGTAGAAAAAGAATACAGATACAGCTGTGATCTTTGTGGGATGAAATTCCCACGTGCAAATTCTCTTAAAGTACATCTGGGGAACCACAGCGGGAAGAAGCCATTTGGTTGTGCCTACTGCAAAGCCACCTTTGACCTTTTATATGAACTCAAAGAGCATCTGCACTCACATCCTGGGCCAAAGTTTTGTAAATGTGAGCGATGTGGAACCAGATTTTCCCAACTCTCAAATCTCAAAAGACACATGCGGAATCACCTGGGACAGCCAGCGTACccatgtgaccagtgtgggaggGTTTTCAATGAACCGTCCACTCTACGGACTCACTACTTGGTGCACTCCGGCTCTTATGCCTGCGATAAGTGTGAGAGGAGTTTTATCACAGAAGAAAACTTACAAGAACATAGAATCATACACACTGaagaagtacatttttcaggTGTAGAGGAGTCTAATGTTGAGCCTACAGATAATTTACCTGTTCAAGGACTGGACGATGTTTATGCTGTAGAGGTGGATAGTCTTCAGGTTAAAGAGTTTGAGATCTCATGTGAAGTGTGTTCAGACACATTTCATTCCAAAGACCAATATTATGAACATTTGCAGAACCACGAGATTGAGCTTGTTGTGATCTAA
- the ccr12a gene encoding chemokine (C-C motif) receptor 12a, which yields MDDIMDEDLWYLFEAYNNSMNTTDPTYVVSHTVKLCSKSKVNIFGAKLIPIFYFTTFILGCLGNGLVLAILFKYEKLQNVTNIFLLNLVLSNLIFASSLPFWGTYHLSEWIFGGFMCKVVSSAYLIGYNSSILFLTLMTFDRYLAVVHAVAAAQSRKKLYAIVASVFVWLFSIAASMKEIILRNVTGNPLDGLLCEETGYSQDTMKHWRLVSLYLQFSLFFLIPLFMVMFCYISITVRILHTRMKEKCRTIKLIFIIIFTFFAFWTPYNIVCLLQAIRLSNTDSDATTCEDGDNLDYSFYVTRNIAYLYCGISPVFYTFVGKKFQSHFKRLIGKHLPCVKRRLSLSSQSTKSTSQRHPHTTNQATAFSLV from the coding sequence ATGGATGACATTATGGATGAGGACCTGTGGTATCTCTTTGAAGCATATAACAATTCAATGAACACCACAGACCCCACTTACGTCGTCAGCCACACCGTTAAACTCTGTTCCAAAAGCAAGGTCAACATATTTGGCGCCAAGCTGATCCCGATCTTCTACTTCACCACCTTCATCTTGGGTTGCCTCGGAAATGGCCTCGTGCTTGCAATCCTCTTCAAATACGAGAAGCTCCAAAACGTTACCAATATTTTCCTCCTGAATCTGGTCTTGTCCAACCTGATTTTCGCCTCATCGCTGCCATTTTGGGGCACATACCATTTGTCTGAATGGATTTTTGGTGGTTTTATGTGTAAAGTTGTTAGCAGTGCCTATCTGATTGGTTACAACAGCTCCATCCTTTTCCTGACGCTCATGACCTTTGACCGATACCTTGCTGTGGTTCATGCGGTTGCAGCTGCACAAAGTCGTAAGAAACTATATGCCATTGTAGCTTCCGTATTCGTTTGGTTGTTTAGCATCGCGGCTAGTATGAAGGAAATCATCTTGCGCAATGTTACAGGAAACCCTTTGGATGGGCTTCTTTGTGAAGAGACCGGCTATTCTCAGGACACTATGAAACACTGGCGACTTGTGAGTTTGTATCTGCAgttttccctcttttttctaATCCCACTGTTTATGGTCATGTTCTGTTACATTAGCATCACCGTTCGCATCCTGCACACGCGTATGAAAGAAAAATGCCGCACTATCAAGCTAATCTTCATCATTATTTTCACTTTCTTTGCATTTTGGACCCCGTACAATATCGTCTGTCTGCTCCAAGCCATTCGGCTGTCGAACACGGACTCGGATGCTACGACGTGTGAGGATGGGGATAACCTGGACTACTCTTTCTACGTGACCCGTAACATAGCGTACCTCTACTGCGGCATCAGCCCGGTTTTCTACACATTTGTTGGTAAAAAGTTCCAGAGTCACTTTAAAAGACTCATCGGGAAACACCTGCCATGTGTGAAGAGGCGGTTAAGTCTGAGCAGCCAGAGCACCAAATCCACCTCACAAAGACATCCACATACTACCAACCAAGCTACTGCCTTTAGCCTAGTTTAA
- the LOC117384966 gene encoding cytochrome c oxidase assembly factor 1 homolog, with the protein MRISTKKLQELAIFTTVVTGAGVGTMYYLMQKKFAASEYHQLAVQKLEACSFAMESLGAPPLKVYNLRLTDKQNYIDQHWAQIKIPVRGSKTGGYLYASSHRDTAENRWRLKQAVLKLREGQTIDLLNSPETETVETEQVLDTGEWD; encoded by the exons ATGAGGATTTCTACTAAAAAACTACAAGAGCTCGCTATATTCACCACTGTagtgactggagcaggagtggGAACCATGTACTACCTGATGCAAA AGAAATTTGCAGCCTCAGAGTATCACCAGCTGGCTGTGCAGAAGCTGGAGGCATGTTCTTTTGCCATGGAGAGTCTCGGAGCGCCGCCTCTAAAAGTGTACAACCTGCGActgacagataaacagaactacaTCGATCAGCACTGGGCTCAG ATCAAGATCCCAGTGAGAGGTTCAAAGACTGGAGGATATCTGTACGCATCATCACACAGAGATACTGCAGAAAACAG GTGGCGTCTGAAACAGGCCGTTCTGAAGCTGAGGGAGGGACAGACCATTGACCTTCTGAACTCTCCTGAGACTGAAACCGTGGAAACCGAACAGGTCTTAGACACTGGGGAATGGGACTGA